The following proteins are co-located in the Rheinheimera salexigens genome:
- a CDS encoding GNAT family N-acetyltransferase produces MKVNIYAVSEFENFSLEWNKLNQQTHQQAILTADFIQCLIQHFFIGTEQFVVVNKSNKIVFIGFFQRVGLGRWQTVMPSQAPLGLWLSSDGRIGEKLLASIATALPGVVLQLDLLQADSRYLTVEPNIQQLHYIETGNKPIPEHYDDFFKTIGKNLRQNCNKAYNRAERQNDSFSTQVLTGPDEIVEGVKQYGDIESASWKAELGTAISADNEQGKFYQDMMGQLAQRNAACVWYFLVSGQVAAVDLCVIHNGNLIILKTTFDEKFAQYSPALLLKMQMLKYYAEHPELKIINIEFYGKAMDWHKRLNSELRPIVHLSWQRSKLLQWVVSKLKHYKNNKPRQLQSE; encoded by the coding sequence ATGAAAGTCAATATTTACGCTGTATCTGAATTTGAAAATTTTAGTTTAGAGTGGAACAAGCTAAATCAACAGACTCATCAGCAAGCTATTTTAACGGCTGACTTTATTCAGTGTTTAATTCAACACTTTTTTATCGGCACAGAGCAGTTTGTAGTTGTAAATAAATCTAATAAAATTGTTTTTATAGGCTTTTTTCAGCGTGTAGGCTTGGGACGTTGGCAAACAGTAATGCCTTCGCAAGCACCTCTTGGCCTATGGCTCAGTTCTGATGGACGCATTGGCGAAAAGTTACTAGCAAGCATTGCAACAGCCTTACCAGGTGTAGTGTTACAACTTGACTTGCTGCAAGCAGACTCACGTTACTTAACAGTAGAGCCTAATATTCAGCAGCTGCATTATATTGAAACGGGTAATAAGCCAATACCAGAGCATTATGATGATTTTTTTAAAACCATAGGTAAAAACTTACGCCAAAATTGCAACAAAGCTTATAACCGTGCTGAGCGTCAGAATGATAGCTTTAGCACCCAAGTGCTAACCGGTCCTGATGAGATTGTGGAGGGGGTAAAGCAGTACGGTGACATTGAAAGCGCTAGTTGGAAAGCTGAGCTTGGAACCGCTATTAGTGCTGATAATGAGCAGGGTAAATTTTATCAAGACATGATGGGGCAGCTAGCACAGCGTAATGCAGCTTGTGTGTGGTATTTTTTAGTTTCAGGCCAAGTAGCTGCAGTTGATCTGTGTGTTATTCACAACGGTAATCTTATTATTTTAAAAACCACCTTTGATGAAAAATTCGCCCAGTATTCACCCGCGTTATTATTAAAAATGCAGATGTTAAAATATTATGCCGAGCATCCAGAATTAAAGATAATAAATATTGAATTTTACGGTAAGGCGATGGATTGGCATAAACGGTTAAATTCTGAGCTTAGGCCGATTGTGCATTTAAGTTGGCAGCGCAGCAAATTGTTGCAGTGGGTAGTAAGTAAATTAAAACATTATAAAAATAATAAACCACGGCAACTACAGTCAGAATAA
- a CDS encoding DegT/DnrJ/EryC1/StrS family aminotransferase — MDVKFAPVLANANNFPVATIRATPAFCLTDFRQLKQSTDFSHCIYTRNGRAAIGLAAQQLMHSDQPNIVLLPAYHCPALVEPFLWLGYEVRFYPVLSDLSVDEVIFGQFLTKDVSHCLLVSFFGFQQNSKQLITLAAQAGKIVIEDCAHGLVDFLQQLDQPDPAVAARICSINKILPTIEGGLLYLQQPIKIKPKYCSWLEEAKGLAFLLKVPQFIHSLKSKKTPSNLSEKQPQAVASQFKYFNPEDLSSASFRHTKMILQASNFAKIKTKRLANYNYLASGLAEVSAGHCLYVAAGTEAPYVLPFLLNDANDFQRLRMQKIQVLRWEEVAYSQCKVSNDYRSRLIQLPCHHKLKQTELDYIINAMRNLVSH, encoded by the coding sequence ATGGATGTAAAATTTGCCCCAGTCTTGGCAAATGCAAATAATTTTCCTGTTGCAACAATCAGGGCGACGCCAGCATTTTGCCTGACAGATTTTCGCCAGTTAAAGCAATCTACGGATTTTTCGCATTGTATTTACACTCGCAATGGTCGAGCGGCTATCGGTCTTGCTGCTCAGCAACTGATGCATAGTGATCAACCAAATATCGTGTTATTACCTGCTTATCATTGTCCTGCTTTAGTCGAACCTTTTCTTTGGCTTGGTTATGAAGTACGTTTTTATCCTGTGTTATCTGATTTAAGCGTCGATGAAGTTATTTTTGGCCAGTTTTTAACCAAAGATGTGTCACATTGTCTGTTAGTCAGTTTTTTTGGTTTTCAGCAAAATTCCAAGCAATTAATAACTTTGGCAGCACAAGCTGGAAAAATTGTTATTGAAGATTGCGCGCATGGTTTAGTCGACTTTTTACAACAATTAGATCAACCCGATCCTGCCGTTGCGGCGCGAATTTGTAGTATTAATAAAATATTACCGACCATTGAGGGCGGTTTACTGTATTTACAGCAACCGATAAAGATAAAACCGAAATATTGTAGTTGGTTAGAGGAAGCTAAAGGTCTCGCATTTTTATTAAAAGTCCCGCAATTCATACACTCCTTAAAATCGAAAAAAACGCCATCAAACTTAAGCGAAAAACAACCGCAAGCTGTTGCTAGCCAGTTTAAATATTTTAATCCAGAAGATTTATCTTCAGCCAGTTTTCGTCATACTAAAATGATTTTACAAGCCAGTAACTTTGCGAAAATAAAAACAAAACGATTAGCTAATTATAATTATTTGGCCAGTGGGTTAGCAGAAGTTAGTGCAGGCCATTGTTTATATGTAGCAGCGGGTACTGAAGCGCCTTATGTTCTGCCGTTTTTGCTAAATGATGCTAATGATTTTCAGCGTTTACGGATGCAAAAAATTCAAGTGTTACGCTGGGAAGAAGTGGCATATAGCCAATGCAAAGTGAGTAATGATTACCGTAGCCGATTAATTCAGCTGCCCTGTCATCATAAATTAAAACAGACCGAGTTAGATTATATTATTAATGCTATGCGAAATTTGGTGAGCCACTAA
- a CDS encoding alpha/beta hydrolase family protein, whose product MEHKSRSVIIPNTLLEDITGLMPSLATIPSLSGFFKFTAGQNFLLFSPTPVMQHAVIVLPPFAEEMNKSRHIFKQLFNKLAEQNQYGFMLDNYGTGDSEGDLDQASITLWRADLELLIQQIANWGFLTISFISLRFGTLQLFDLLNHYKLPLPIKQVVLWQPMFDPARFWQQFCRIKVAEAMANGDKVSQKQIEQQLEQGDIIEIAGYPINLAFYKSVQHINATLPSVLTKAQLSWFELSMLDNIAIPVQNMRENLVSKYSLNFKQIKADAFWQTTELASADELIALTVQQLVGAEQ is encoded by the coding sequence GTGGAGCACAAAAGTAGGTCTGTTATTATTCCTAATACTCTACTTGAAGATATAACTGGTTTAATGCCCTCATTAGCCACTATACCCAGCTTAAGTGGCTTTTTTAAATTCACTGCTGGACAGAATTTTCTGTTGTTTTCACCCACACCCGTTATGCAACACGCAGTGATTGTATTGCCACCCTTTGCCGAAGAAATGAATAAATCACGACATATATTTAAGCAATTATTTAATAAGTTAGCTGAACAAAATCAGTATGGTTTTATGTTAGATAACTATGGTACAGGCGATAGTGAAGGTGATTTAGATCAGGCCAGCATAACGCTTTGGCGAGCAGATTTAGAATTATTAATACAACAAATAGCCAATTGGGGTTTTTTAACCATTAGTTTTATTAGCCTGCGCTTTGGTACATTACAGTTATTCGACTTACTAAATCATTACAAATTACCCTTACCCATTAAACAAGTGGTGCTGTGGCAACCTATGTTTGACCCTGCTCGTTTTTGGCAACAATTTTGTCGGATTAAAGTAGCCGAAGCCATGGCCAATGGCGATAAGGTTTCGCAAAAGCAAATTGAACAGCAGCTAGAACAAGGTGATATTATCGAAATTGCTGGTTACCCGATTAACTTAGCTTTTTATAAAAGTGTGCAGCACATTAATGCAACCCTGCCCTCTGTATTAACTAAGGCGCAGCTAAGTTGGTTTGAACTCTCCATGCTAGATAACATCGCTATACCCGTACAGAACATGCGAGAGAATTTAGTAAGTAAATACTCCTTAAATTTTAAACAAATTAAAGCAGATGCTTTTTGGCAAACCACTGAACTGGCATCGGCCGATGAGTTAATTGCGCTGACCGTGCAACAATTAGTTGGAGCCGAGCAATAA
- a CDS encoding hydrolase 1, exosortase A system-associated: MPEQYLEIQSANSTLSAILHSTTGNPAAANIGVLIIVGGPQYRVGSHRQFVKLSRHLASQHIPSMRLDSTGMGDSSGQKQSFYQQTTDINAGIDAMFQQLPQLQQVVLWGLCDAASAILLKMNQPDPRIAGLILLNPWVRQQHSHAETLLKHYYLKRLISRSFWRKVFSGGLAFQRTFTDLRQTWHSSKQPPTLNPIHTAEFNETNYVNHMLKGWQATQLDTLLISSGQDLTAQEFLHLCQHDSAWQKCFNRAKQLHLANANHTFSTTQWRNQVEQACSDFVRALQSK, from the coding sequence ATGCCTGAGCAGTATTTAGAAATTCAATCCGCTAATAGTACCTTAAGCGCTATTTTACACTCTACAACTGGCAACCCAGCAGCTGCGAATATTGGCGTGCTTATAATCGTTGGAGGGCCGCAATATCGGGTTGGCAGCCATCGCCAATTCGTTAAATTAAGCCGGCATTTAGCCTCGCAACATATTCCATCAATGCGGCTTGATAGCACCGGTATGGGGGATAGTAGCGGCCAAAAACAAAGTTTTTATCAACAAACTACCGATATTAATGCCGGTATTGACGCTATGTTTCAGCAGTTACCCCAATTGCAGCAGGTAGTGTTATGGGGGCTTTGTGATGCTGCTAGTGCTATATTACTGAAAATGAATCAACCCGACCCGCGGATAGCTGGGCTTATTTTACTCAACCCTTGGGTTAGACAACAACATAGTCATGCTGAAACCCTGTTAAAACATTATTATTTAAAGCGGCTAATCAGCCGCAGTTTTTGGCGAAAAGTCTTTTCCGGCGGCTTAGCTTTCCAGCGCACATTCACTGATTTACGCCAAACATGGCACAGTAGCAAACAGCCACCTACACTTAATCCAATTCATACAGCTGAGTTTAACGAGACTAACTATGTCAACCATATGCTAAAAGGTTGGCAAGCCACCCAGCTTGATACCTTACTCATTAGTAGTGGTCAGGATTTAACGGCACAAGAATTTTTACATTTATGTCAGCATGATTCAGCATGGCAAAAATGTTTTAATCGCGCTAAACAGTTACACCTGGCTAATGCCAATCACACGTTCTCAACCACTCAATGGCGTAACCAAGTTGAGCAGGCATGTAGTGATTTCGTAAGAGCTTTACAAAGTAAGTAA
- a CDS encoding VanZ family protein has protein sequence MQPQTEYSSLQRWLLLALLGYLTFVIYGSLVPWQFRPLSLNVAIDQFSNIRYLQLGINSRADWVANILLFIPFAFLLAACFLPSRSKKSTVLPALFLWIICLALALAIEFTQLYFPQRTVSINDIIAESFGALIGIMLFYVFGQRILHYLHTVALMQGSQRSLLKYLLMAYIAFFALYNILPLDLTISPIELYKKWRDGRIILLPFSAYHGSFIEVFYAIFSDVLLWCPIAILLYLQQHSRASIYIKLIALACLIEFFQLFVYSRVTDLTDVILAFFAAWLSCNFVSLLQHYQLIKLPSDNAEYSLSNRNKLSLWLAFSIAAYSLIILLVFWYPYNFDFDWAQINQKLMHSRNQVLLESLYFGTEYRAITALLQKVLLFAPLGALWAFSYNAAQQTWQKRLLLTVSSCYTILLAFITEAMQLALPGKTVDLTDVLLAIIGAVSGFLLTRYCYRFWFNTLPEHARTAPTTAAGLTAKSDSTITVAAKQTVPLTTKEPAKTTAVISTKRVIPA, from the coding sequence ATGCAGCCACAAACAGAATACAGTTCGCTGCAGCGCTGGCTACTTTTAGCGCTATTAGGTTATTTAACCTTTGTTATCTATGGCAGCCTAGTGCCATGGCAGTTTCGTCCATTGTCGCTAAATGTTGCTATAGATCAATTTAGCAATATTCGCTATCTGCAGTTAGGCATCAACTCTCGGGCTGACTGGGTGGCAAATATATTACTTTTTATTCCCTTTGCCTTTTTATTAGCGGCCTGTTTTTTACCTTCTCGTTCTAAAAAATCAACAGTTTTGCCTGCCCTATTTTTATGGATAATCTGTTTAGCATTAGCTTTAGCTATTGAGTTTACTCAGTTATATTTTCCACAACGCACAGTATCCATTAACGATATTATTGCAGAGTCCTTTGGTGCTTTGATTGGCATTATGTTGTTTTACGTTTTTGGTCAACGCATACTCCATTACTTGCATACGGTTGCTTTAATGCAAGGTAGCCAACGCTCTTTGCTGAAGTATTTATTAATGGCCTATATCGCATTTTTCGCGCTGTATAATATTTTACCTCTCGATTTAACCATAAGCCCTATTGAACTGTATAAGAAGTGGCGAGATGGCCGGATTATCTTGCTGCCTTTTTCGGCATATCATGGCTCTTTTATTGAAGTTTTTTATGCCATTTTTAGCGATGTATTACTGTGGTGTCCCATAGCGATATTGCTATATTTGCAACAGCACAGCCGAGCGTCTATTTATATCAAGCTAATTGCTTTAGCGTGCTTAATTGAGTTTTTTCAACTGTTTGTCTATAGCCGAGTCACAGATCTCACCGATGTTATTCTCGCCTTTTTTGCGGCATGGTTAAGCTGTAACTTTGTAAGTTTATTGCAGCACTATCAGCTGATTAAACTGCCAAGCGATAATGCAGAATACTCCCTTAGCAATCGAAATAAGCTTTCTCTGTGGTTAGCGTTTTCAATTGCGGCTTATAGTCTGATTATTTTATTGGTATTTTGGTATCCGTATAATTTTGATTTTGATTGGGCACAGATCAATCAAAAATTAATGCACAGTCGCAATCAAGTATTATTAGAATCATTATATTTTGGGACTGAGTACCGCGCTATTACTGCTCTACTGCAAAAAGTATTGCTATTCGCGCCATTGGGTGCTTTATGGGCTTTTAGCTATAACGCTGCTCAACAAACTTGGCAGAAGCGCTTACTCTTAACTGTCTCGAGTTGCTATACAATACTGTTAGCCTTTATCACAGAAGCTATGCAACTTGCATTACCGGGCAAAACTGTCGACTTAACCGATGTACTATTGGCTATAATTGGCGCCGTTAGCGGTTTTTTATTAACCCGATATTGTTATCGCTTTTGGTTTAACACGCTACCAGAACACGCCAGAACAGCTCCAACTACAGCGGCTGGGTTAACGGCTAAATCAGACTCAACCATTACCGTAGCCGCTAAGCAAACTGTACCACTAACAACCAAAGAACCAGCTAAAACCACTGCAGTAATTTCTACGAAAAGAGTCATCCCCGCTTAA
- a CDS encoding MBOAT family O-acyltransferase: MLFNSAEFLFLFLPLTLILYHLLRTHLSVKSGLFLLIIASLFFYAWWKPVYLLLLGASVICNFYIAKAIYLYRKTWLITVGVSLNLMTIGYYKYSAFFVNNIAAFTGYEWQLEQVLLPLAISFFTFQQIAYLVDVHRHQVIEHSFSNYLLFVCFFPQLIAGPIVHHSEMMPQFRQRLQLSARHFAVGFSIFTIGLFKKTVLADGIAVYANPIFNQADSGITLDFFTAWGGAFAYTFQLYFDFSGYSDMAIGLALLFGIALPLNFNSPYKALNIVDFWRRWHITLSRFLRDYLYISLGGNRLGFVRRYSNLIITMVLGGLWHGAGWNFLIWGALHGSYLVVNNSYSHFHNKYLSFIKERWFKPVAWFITFLAVVVGWVFFRAQSIDGALNMLTAMAALQGISLPAGLMTQLEFLTPIFEQLHVTSSLGGGLVFVKTWFWIIALMALSLLAPNVLQLFYNQLPEQTRKNVKNANCTIQWQATTIWALFISVLFILAISTLGRVSEFLYFNF, translated from the coding sequence ATGTTATTTAACTCTGCAGAGTTTTTGTTTTTATTCCTTCCCCTTACTCTGATCCTATATCACTTACTACGCACCCATTTATCGGTAAAAAGTGGCTTATTTTTGCTGATTATTGCCTCATTATTTTTTTATGCATGGTGGAAACCAGTTTATTTACTGCTACTGGGCGCGTCGGTAATTTGCAATTTCTATATCGCTAAAGCCATTTATCTATATCGTAAAACTTGGCTTATTACTGTGGGCGTCAGCTTGAACCTTATGACTATAGGTTACTATAAATACAGTGCCTTTTTTGTCAACAATATAGCCGCTTTTACAGGTTATGAATGGCAGTTGGAGCAAGTGCTACTGCCTTTGGCTATTTCCTTTTTTACTTTCCAGCAAATAGCGTATCTAGTGGATGTGCACCGACACCAAGTTATAGAGCATAGTTTTAGTAACTACTTATTGTTTGTTTGTTTTTTCCCTCAGCTTATTGCTGGCCCTATTGTCCACCACAGTGAGATGATGCCGCAGTTTCGCCAACGCTTACAACTTAGCGCGCGCCATTTTGCTGTTGGTTTTAGTATTTTCACTATTGGTTTATTTAAAAAAACCGTATTAGCTGATGGCATTGCTGTTTATGCAAATCCCATTTTTAATCAGGCAGATAGTGGCATAACATTAGATTTTTTTACCGCTTGGGGTGGCGCGTTCGCTTACACCTTTCAATTGTATTTCGATTTTTCAGGCTATTCAGATATGGCCATTGGCTTAGCTCTTTTATTTGGTATCGCCTTACCGTTAAACTTTAATTCACCCTACAAAGCCCTCAACATCGTTGATTTTTGGCGGCGCTGGCATATTACCCTATCACGCTTTTTGCGTGACTATTTGTACATTAGTCTAGGAGGTAACCGGCTTGGTTTTGTCCGCAGGTATAGCAACCTAATAATAACCATGGTGCTCGGCGGTTTGTGGCATGGTGCTGGCTGGAACTTTCTGATCTGGGGCGCTTTGCATGGCAGCTATCTCGTCGTTAACAATAGCTATAGTCACTTTCATAACAAATACCTAAGCTTTATTAAAGAACGCTGGTTTAAGCCCGTAGCTTGGTTTATTACATTTTTAGCAGTGGTGGTTGGTTGGGTGTTCTTTAGGGCTCAAAGCATTGATGGCGCACTAAATATGCTAACCGCAATGGCTGCATTACAGGGGATTAGTTTACCTGCAGGTCTTATGACCCAACTTGAATTTTTAACGCCTATCTTTGAGCAATTACATGTCACCTCATCTCTTGGCGGCGGTTTAGTATTTGTTAAAACCTGGTTTTGGATCATAGCATTAATGGCTTTATCACTATTGGCCCCTAATGTGCTGCAATTGTTTTATAACCAGTTACCTGAACAGACTCGCAAAAATGTTAAAAACGCTAATTGCACAATACAATGGCAAGCAACAACAATATGGGCATTGTTTATCAGTGTGTTATTTATCCTTGCCATATCAACATTAGGACGTGTCAGTGAATTTTTATACTTCAACTTTTAA